In a single window of the Agromyces sp. H17E-10 genome:
- a CDS encoding LacI family DNA-binding transcriptional regulator yields MNPETPKGRAPSIRDVARLAEVSHQTVSRVLNDHPSIRPETRERVLAAMETLQYRPNRAARALVTSRSHTIGVLASTSTEYGPATSIAAIEDAAREHGYYVNTANIADQSAEGIADALEHLMLQAIEGLVVIAPQVRVFEVLAASPVGVPFVSLQSTGRSDHLALSVDQVTGARRATQHLINLGHRDVVHLAGPQDWIEAEARMRGFLDAIGDADLDLRPPILGDWSADFGYFAGRELLRHRDFTAVFAANDQMAIGFMHAVRDMGLDVPGDISVVGFDDIPVAQHVWPPLTTVYQDYRETGRRAVALLLNQVHGERVLEVEQVVPRLVVRGSTGEAPAARFGGRTPDGAAGRPTAF; encoded by the coding sequence GTGAATCCTGAGACTCCCAAGGGGCGGGCGCCCAGCATCCGCGATGTCGCGCGCCTGGCCGAGGTCTCGCACCAGACCGTCTCGCGGGTGCTCAACGATCACCCGAGCATCCGGCCCGAGACGCGCGAACGAGTGCTCGCCGCGATGGAGACGCTGCAGTACCGGCCGAACCGCGCCGCGCGAGCGCTCGTCACGAGCCGGTCGCACACCATCGGCGTGCTCGCCTCGACGAGCACCGAGTACGGGCCGGCGACGAGCATCGCCGCGATCGAGGACGCGGCCCGCGAGCACGGGTACTACGTCAACACGGCGAACATCGCCGACCAGTCGGCCGAGGGCATCGCCGACGCGCTCGAGCACCTCATGCTGCAGGCGATCGAGGGCCTCGTCGTGATCGCGCCGCAGGTGCGGGTCTTCGAGGTGCTCGCGGCTTCGCCCGTCGGCGTGCCGTTCGTGAGCCTGCAGTCGACCGGGCGCAGCGACCACCTGGCGCTCTCGGTCGACCAGGTGACCGGCGCACGCCGCGCGACCCAGCACCTCATCAACCTCGGGCACCGCGACGTCGTGCACCTCGCGGGGCCGCAGGACTGGATCGAGGCCGAGGCGCGCATGCGCGGGTTCCTCGACGCGATCGGCGACGCCGACCTCGACCTGCGTCCGCCGATCCTCGGCGACTGGAGTGCGGACTTCGGCTACTTCGCCGGTCGCGAGCTGCTGCGGCACCGCGACTTCACGGCCGTCTTCGCGGCCAACGACCAGATGGCGATCGGGTTCATGCACGCCGTGCGCGACATGGGCCTCGACGTGCCCGGCGACATCAGCGTCGTCGGGTTCGACGACATCCCCGTCGCGCAGCACGTCTGGCCTCCGCTGACGACGGTGTACCAGGACTACCGCGAGACGGGCCGTCGCGCCGTGGCCCTGCTGCTCAACCAGGTGCACGGCGAGCGGGTGCTCGAGGTCGAGCAGGTGGTGCCGCGGCTCGTCGTGCGCGGCTCCACCGGCGAGGCGCCCGCGGCGCGGTTCGGCGGCCGCACTCCCGACGGCGCCGCCGGTCGGCCGACCGCGTTCTGA
- a CDS encoding MFS transporter encodes MSEPTAETQLPTDANPAVEHATSAPVDARSPLSPPYRWLSIGMFALIFLAAFEAMAVTTIMPLVASDLHGEALYALAFAVPLAAGIIGMVIAGNWTDRSGPLPSLVTAAGLFVVGLLIAGTATDMNVLIVGRFVHGLSGAAVIVPLYVIVARVYPDALRARVFAGFAAAWVIPSMVGPAVAGLVAETWSWHWVFLGVIVLLVPAAAMILPPVLRVRDQIAGDPAVAWSFGRVGWAVLVAVGALGVSLAKEFGDPWRWVVAAVAVVLVVVAVRPLLPVGTLRAARGLPATVLSRFVVAGAFFGSEIYLPYLLMEDYDFSASAAGAVLTGAGVSWAVASWLQGRLGERVSNARAVVIGSAGLLAALVVVLAVAVFTLPPAIAFVAWTLAGGAMGFMYPRHSVSVLGQSKVSEQGFNSAALSIAESLGAAVALAVTALVSSAFVAGGFAPDFAVTVVVAVVALLLASRVRPAASRS; translated from the coding sequence GTGAGTGAACCGACCGCCGAGACCCAGCTGCCGACCGATGCGAACCCGGCGGTCGAGCACGCGACGAGCGCACCGGTCGACGCGCGCAGCCCCCTGTCGCCGCCCTACCGCTGGCTGTCGATCGGCATGTTCGCGCTCATCTTCCTCGCGGCGTTCGAGGCCATGGCGGTCACGACGATCATGCCGCTCGTCGCGAGCGACCTGCACGGCGAGGCGCTCTACGCGCTCGCCTTCGCGGTGCCGCTCGCCGCGGGCATCATCGGCATGGTTATCGCGGGCAACTGGACCGACCGCTCGGGTCCGCTGCCGTCGCTCGTGACGGCGGCCGGGCTCTTCGTGGTGGGCCTGCTCATCGCGGGTACGGCGACCGACATGAACGTCCTCATCGTCGGCCGCTTCGTGCACGGCCTCTCGGGTGCCGCGGTCATCGTGCCGCTGTACGTGATCGTGGCGCGGGTCTACCCCGACGCGCTGCGCGCCCGCGTGTTCGCCGGCTTCGCGGCGGCTTGGGTGATCCCGTCGATGGTCGGCCCGGCCGTCGCCGGACTCGTCGCCGAGACGTGGAGCTGGCACTGGGTGTTCCTCGGCGTGATCGTGCTGCTCGTGCCCGCCGCGGCGATGATCCTGCCGCCGGTGCTGCGCGTGCGCGACCAGATCGCGGGCGACCCTGCGGTCGCGTGGAGCTTCGGTCGCGTCGGCTGGGCGGTGCTCGTCGCGGTGGGCGCGCTCGGCGTCTCGCTCGCGAAGGAGTTCGGCGACCCGTGGCGCTGGGTCGTCGCCGCCGTCGCGGTCGTGCTCGTCGTCGTCGCCGTGCGTCCGCTGCTGCCGGTCGGCACCCTCCGCGCGGCCCGCGGGCTGCCCGCGACCGTACTCTCGCGCTTCGTTGTCGCCGGCGCGTTCTTCGGCAGCGAGATCTACCTGCCCTACCTGCTCATGGAGGACTACGACTTCAGCGCGAGCGCCGCCGGCGCCGTGCTTACGGGCGCGGGCGTCAGCTGGGCGGTGGCGTCGTGGCTGCAGGGCCGCCTCGGCGAACGCGTGTCGAACGCGAGGGCGGTCGTCATCGGGTCGGCGGGTCTCCTCGCGGCGCTCGTCGTCGTGCTCGCGGTCGCGGTGTTCACGCTGCCGCCCGCGATCGCGTTCGTCGCCTGGACCCTCGCCGGCGGCGCGATGGGCTTCATGTACCCGCGGCACTCGGTGTCGGTGCTCGGCCAGTCGAAGGTCTCGGAGCAGGGCTTCAACAGCGCCGCACTCTCGATCGCCGAGTCGCTCGGCGCTGCGGTCGCGCTCGCCGTCACCGCGCTCGTGTCGAGCGCGTTCGTCGCAGGGGGCTTCGCGCCCGACTTCGCCGTCACCGTCGTCGTCGCGGTCGTGGCACTGCTGCTCGCGTCACGCGTGCGGCCCGCGGCATCCCGTTCATAG
- the mmsA gene encoding multiple monosaccharide ABC transporter ATP-binding protein, translating to MNAQPILEMRSITKEFPGVKALSDVTLTVMPAEVHAICGENGAGKSTLMKVLSGVYPYGTYTGEIYFRGEEVQFRDIRASEAAGIAIIHQELALIPELSITENIFLGNEIAKRGRIDWAEAKIRALDLLARVGLEEDPDTQIKHLGVGKQQLVEIAKALAKDVKLLILDEPTAALNEDDSEHLLDLIRGLKGKGITSIMISHKLNEIEEIADEITIIRDGHTIETLDVKAGGVDEDRIIRGMVGRSLESRFPDRTPHIGDVFFEVKDWTIQHPQVPERLVAKGSNLNVRRGEIVGLAGLMGAGRTELAMSIFGRSYGNYLSGTIVKDGQEIVLKDVESAIDHGLAYVSEDRKQLGLNLLDSIKRSIVAAKLSKISKRGVVDDSQEFGIAEDYRKQLRIKTPSVDVGVSKLSGGNQQKVVLAKWMFTDPDLLILDEPTRGIDVGAKYEIYTIIQALAAQGKGVILISSELPELLGIADRIYTVFEGQITDNIPASEANPEALMRSMTSAKKKANA from the coding sequence ATGAACGCGCAGCCGATCCTCGAGATGCGCTCCATCACGAAGGAGTTCCCGGGCGTCAAGGCGCTCTCCGACGTCACGCTCACCGTGATGCCCGCCGAGGTCCACGCGATCTGCGGCGAGAACGGCGCCGGCAAGTCGACGCTCATGAAGGTGCTCTCGGGTGTGTACCCGTACGGCACCTACACGGGCGAGATCTACTTCCGCGGCGAAGAGGTGCAGTTCAGGGACATCCGCGCGAGCGAGGCCGCCGGCATCGCGATCATCCACCAGGAGCTCGCGCTCATCCCCGAGCTCTCGATCACCGAGAACATCTTCCTCGGCAACGAGATCGCCAAGCGCGGCCGCATCGACTGGGCCGAGGCGAAGATCCGCGCGCTCGACCTGCTCGCCCGCGTCGGGCTCGAGGAGGACCCCGACACGCAGATCAAGCACCTCGGCGTCGGCAAGCAGCAGCTCGTCGAGATCGCGAAGGCGCTCGCGAAGGACGTCAAGCTGCTCATCCTCGACGAGCCGACCGCCGCCCTCAACGAAGACGACTCCGAGCACCTGCTCGACCTGATCCGCGGCCTCAAGGGCAAGGGGATCACGTCGATCATGATCTCCCACAAGCTCAACGAGATCGAGGAGATCGCCGACGAGATCACGATCATCCGCGACGGCCACACCATCGAGACGCTCGACGTCAAGGCGGGTGGCGTCGACGAGGACCGCATCATCCGCGGCATGGTCGGCCGCTCGCTCGAGAGCCGGTTCCCCGACCGCACCCCGCACATCGGCGACGTCTTCTTCGAGGTGAAGGACTGGACGATCCAGCACCCGCAGGTGCCCGAGCGCCTCGTCGCGAAGGGCTCGAACCTCAACGTGCGCCGCGGCGAGATCGTCGGCCTCGCCGGCCTCATGGGCGCAGGCCGCACCGAGCTCGCGATGAGCATCTTCGGCCGGTCGTACGGCAACTACCTCTCGGGCACGATCGTGAAGGACGGCCAGGAGATCGTGCTCAAGGACGTCGAGTCGGCGATCGACCACGGCCTCGCGTACGTGAGCGAGGACCGCAAGCAGCTCGGCCTCAACCTGCTCGACTCGATCAAGCGGTCGATCGTCGCGGCGAAGCTCTCGAAGATCTCCAAGCGCGGCGTCGTCGACGACTCGCAGGAGTTCGGCATCGCCGAGGACTACCGCAAGCAGCTGCGCATCAAGACCCCGAGCGTCGACGTCGGCGTCTCGAAGCTGTCGGGCGGCAACCAGCAGAAGGTCGTGCTGGCGAAGTGGATGTTCACCGACCCCGACCTGCTCATCCTCGACGAGCCGACGCGCGGCATCGACGTCGGCGCGAAGTACGAGATCTACACGATCATCCAGGCGCTCGCGGCGCAGGGCAAGGGCGTCATCCTCATCTCGAGCGAACTGCCCGAGCTGCTCGGCATCGCCGACCGCATCTACACGGTCTTCGAGGGCCAGATCACCGACAACATCCCCGCATCAGAGGCGAACCCCGAGGCGCTCATGCGCAGCATGACCTCGGCCAAGAAGAAGGCGAACGCATGA
- a CDS encoding LacI family DNA-binding transcriptional regulator, with amino-acid sequence MQTPAGPPVARATLAQVAERAGVSLKTASRALAGESYVSEATLARVLAAASALDYQRNTAASLLASGRLADSIGLVTGDFTNPFYSALAQAVEDELRPHGIHLAVANSRESAEQEWRTVQDLADRKTKALIVVSAMPDHAEYARLQARGIPIVFVDRPAEHIEADSVVFDNRAGGRLAAEHLRDAGHRRIAFIGDYSWLPTFVQRSAGMGDVLDEAGADWRGLLRTDAHDVASARAATASLLALAEPPTAIVAGNNRVLLGAVEELATRERADRPAVIGFDDVEWARVLGITVVTGDVDALGRRAAQFAMARLNDRSSALERASLPMRLIVRAQSRW; translated from the coding sequence ATGCAGACACCAGCCGGACCGCCGGTCGCACGCGCGACGCTCGCGCAGGTCGCCGAGCGCGCGGGAGTGAGCCTGAAGACGGCGTCGCGTGCGCTCGCGGGCGAGTCGTACGTCAGCGAAGCGACCCTCGCTCGCGTCCTCGCCGCCGCGAGCGCGCTCGACTACCAGCGCAACACCGCAGCGAGCCTGCTCGCGAGCGGACGCCTCGCCGACTCCATCGGGCTCGTCACGGGCGACTTCACGAACCCGTTCTACTCGGCGCTCGCCCAGGCCGTCGAAGACGAGCTGCGTCCGCACGGCATCCACCTCGCCGTCGCGAACTCGCGCGAGTCGGCCGAGCAGGAGTGGCGCACCGTGCAGGACCTCGCCGATCGCAAGACGAAGGCGCTCATCGTCGTGTCGGCCATGCCCGACCACGCCGAGTACGCGCGGCTGCAGGCCCGGGGCATCCCGATCGTGTTCGTCGACCGCCCGGCCGAGCACATCGAGGCCGACTCGGTCGTCTTCGACAACCGGGCCGGCGGCCGGCTCGCCGCCGAGCACCTGCGCGACGCGGGCCACCGTCGCATCGCGTTCATCGGCGACTACAGCTGGCTGCCCACGTTCGTGCAGCGCTCGGCGGGCATGGGCGACGTGCTCGACGAGGCGGGTGCCGACTGGCGGGGCCTGCTGCGCACCGACGCGCACGACGTCGCCTCCGCGCGGGCGGCGACCGCGAGCCTGCTCGCCCTCGCCGAGCCGCCGACCGCGATCGTCGCCGGCAACAACCGGGTGCTGCTCGGCGCGGTCGAGGAGCTCGCGACCCGCGAGCGGGCCGACCGCCCGGCCGTGATCGGCTTCGACGACGTCGAATGGGCGCGGGTGCTGGGCATCACGGTCGTCACCGGCGACGTCGACGCGCTCGGGCGGCGGGCCGCCCAGTTCGCGATGGCGAGGCTCAACGACCGTTCGAGCGCGCTCGAACGCGCGTCGCTGCCGATGCGGCTGATCGTGCGGGCGCAGTCGCGCTGGTGA
- a CDS encoding substrate-binding domain-containing protein, which produces MKKLTLAATAVAAIAALALTGCSGDRGGSSGGGDETTSAGFAADSTIGVALPDKTSENWVLAGGLFEDGLKEAGFKGDVQYAPASNTVAEQQNQISSMVTNGAKVIVIGAKDGKQLGTQLQQAADAGVKIIAYDRLIENTPNVDYYVAFDNFKVGQLQGQALLDGLAKRAGHDAPYNIELFSGSPDDANSAVFFNGAMDVLQPKIDDGTLVVTSGQTDIAQTATQGWEAENAQSRMDSLLAANYASANVDGVLSPNDNLARAIITSIKQAGKDISKVTVTGQDSEVESVKSIMAGEQYSTINKDTTLLVEQTINMIKQLQAGEEVDVNDTEQYDNGVKVVPAYLLDPVIVTKENAAEAYKNNPNLLDIVNQAG; this is translated from the coding sequence ATGAAGAAGCTCACTCTCGCAGCCACCGCAGTGGCCGCGATCGCAGCGCTCGCGCTGACGGGTTGCTCCGGCGACCGCGGCGGTTCGTCGGGCGGCGGCGACGAGACCACCTCGGCCGGTTTCGCGGCCGACTCGACCATCGGCGTGGCCCTGCCCGACAAGACCAGTGAGAACTGGGTGCTCGCGGGCGGTCTCTTCGAGGACGGCCTGAAGGAGGCCGGCTTCAAGGGCGACGTGCAGTACGCACCGGCCTCGAACACCGTCGCCGAGCAGCAGAACCAGATCTCGTCGATGGTCACGAACGGCGCGAAGGTCATCGTCATCGGCGCGAAGGACGGCAAGCAGCTCGGCACGCAGCTGCAGCAGGCCGCCGACGCGGGCGTGAAGATCATCGCCTACGACCGGCTCATCGAGAACACGCCGAACGTCGACTACTACGTCGCGTTCGACAACTTCAAGGTCGGCCAGCTGCAGGGCCAGGCGCTGCTCGACGGTCTCGCCAAGCGCGCGGGCCACGACGCGCCGTACAACATCGAGCTCTTCAGCGGCTCGCCCGACGACGCGAACTCGGCCGTGTTCTTCAACGGTGCGATGGACGTGCTCCAGCCGAAGATCGACGACGGCACCCTCGTGGTGACCTCGGGCCAGACCGACATCGCGCAGACCGCGACGCAGGGCTGGGAGGCCGAGAACGCGCAGAGCCGCATGGACTCGCTGCTCGCCGCGAACTACGCCTCGGCGAACGTCGACGGCGTGCTCTCGCCGAACGACAACCTCGCCCGCGCGATCATCACCTCGATCAAGCAGGCCGGCAAGGACATCTCGAAGGTGACCGTCACGGGTCAGGACTCCGAGGTCGAGTCGGTGAAGTCGATCATGGCCGGTGAGCAGTACTCGACCATCAACAAGGACACGACCCTCCTCGTGGAGCAGACGATCAACATGATCAAGCAGCTCCAGGCGGGCGAAGAGGTCGACGTCAACGACACCGAGCAGTACGACAACGGCGTGAAGGTCGTTCCGGCGTACCTGCTCGACCCGGTCATCGTGACCAAGGAGAACGCCGCGGAGGCCTACAAGAACAACCCCAACCTCCTCGACATCGTCAACCAGGCGGGCTGA
- the mmsB gene encoding multiple monosaccharide ABC transporter permease: MSTASTPASNPPKKKGGLSDIRKVFGGGQSSLRQFGILGSLIVIIVIFQIWTGGLTLSPTNLINVVNQYSYILILSIGMVMVIIMGHIDLSVGSVAAFTGIVVAKSMDDWGLPWWAAILLGLAVGVAIGAWQGFWVAFVGVPAFIVTLAGMLVFRGGNQFIGQSTTTPVPQEFSFIGAGYLPELAVPLNFNVLTMLLGLAGAAWIVWHEFRLRSTQKKLGSEMAPVWVSVVKVVVLAGVILWAAWLFATGRPGTSFPISGIILVVLVIVYSFVTNNTIFGRHIYAVGGNRLAATLSGVKDRRVDFFVMMNMSVLAALAGMIFVARSTASGPQDGNGWELDAIAAVFIGGAAVSGGIGTVIGSIVGGLVMAFLNNGLQLIGAGADVVQIIKGLVLLLAVAVDVWSKRQGGASIFGIWSNRRKAKLESQGPTEPPAVAPTNVSNESSQPADLPR, translated from the coding sequence ATGAGCACCGCGAGCACTCCCGCGAGCAACCCTCCGAAGAAGAAGGGCGGCCTCTCCGACATCCGCAAGGTGTTCGGCGGCGGCCAGTCGAGCCTGCGGCAGTTCGGCATCCTCGGCAGCCTCATCGTCATCATCGTGATCTTCCAGATCTGGACGGGTGGGCTGACGCTCTCGCCGACGAACCTCATCAACGTCGTCAACCAGTACTCCTACATCCTGATCCTGTCGATCGGCATGGTGATGGTCATCATCATGGGCCACATCGACCTGTCGGTGGGCTCGGTGGCGGCCTTCACGGGCATCGTCGTGGCGAAGTCGATGGACGACTGGGGCCTGCCCTGGTGGGCCGCGATCCTGCTCGGCCTCGCGGTCGGCGTCGCGATCGGCGCGTGGCAGGGGTTCTGGGTCGCCTTCGTCGGGGTACCGGCGTTCATCGTGACGCTGGCCGGCATGCTCGTCTTCCGAGGCGGCAACCAGTTCATCGGGCAGTCGACGACGACGCCCGTGCCGCAGGAGTTCAGCTTCATCGGGGCCGGCTACCTGCCCGAGCTCGCCGTGCCGCTGAACTTCAACGTGCTCACGATGCTGCTCGGCCTCGCCGGCGCCGCATGGATCGTCTGGCACGAGTTCCGGCTTCGCAGCACCCAGAAGAAGCTCGGTTCCGAGATGGCGCCCGTCTGGGTCAGCGTCGTCAAGGTCGTCGTGCTCGCGGGCGTCATCCTCTGGGCGGCCTGGCTGTTCGCGACCGGCCGTCCCGGCACGAGCTTCCCGATCTCGGGCATCATCCTCGTCGTGCTCGTGATCGTCTACTCGTTCGTCACGAACAACACGATCTTCGGCCGCCACATCTACGCGGTCGGCGGCAACCGCCTCGCCGCGACCCTGTCGGGCGTGAAGGACCGCCGCGTCGACTTCTTCGTCATGATGAACATGTCGGTGCTCGCAGCCCTCGCGGGCATGATCTTCGTCGCTAGGTCGACGGCCTCCGGCCCGCAGGACGGCAACGGCTGGGAGCTCGACGCGATCGCGGCCGTGTTCATCGGCGGCGCGGCCGTCTCGGGCGGCATCGGCACCGTGATCGGGTCGATCGTCGGTGGCCTCGTGATGGCGTTCCTCAACAACGGCCTGCAGCTCATCGGCGCCGGCGCCGACGTCGTGCAGATCATCAAGGGCCTCGTGCTGCTGCTCGCGGTCGCGGTCGACGTCTGGTCGAAGCGCCAGGGCGGAGCCTCGATCTTCGGCATCTGGTCGAACCGCCGCAAGGCGAAGCTCGAGTCGCAGGGCCCGACCGAGCCCCCGGCCGTCGCGCCCACCAACGTGTCGAACGAGTCGTCGCAGCCGGCCGACCTGCCGCGGTGA